A stretch of bacterium DNA encodes these proteins:
- the murC gene encoding UDP-N-acetylmuramate--L-alanine ligase, with translation MSDFNLKKAKHIHFVGIKGVGVSGLALIAKHRGFKVTGSDVEESFISDEALKKAKIPVEKFSAQNIKGVDLIIHSVAYNETNPEIAAAKKKKIPLFTYPQALGLFMQNYTGIGVTGAHGKTTTSALISYILVRARMDPNFIVGAPIPQLGSNSRYGKSKLFVVEADDYRYAFLNYARSLKYTVITNIDWDHPDCYPSLKRMIEVYAEFVTSLPKKSLLLVYGEDKNIKRLLKQIKRKDLKIRTYGFNKTNDYVILKVAEKENQTRFSISTQNCSLGNFEISIPGEHNVLNSTAAIIICQELGLSADKIAKPLKEFKGAKRRFEIKEEKNGVLVIDDYAHHPAEIKATLKAARKFYPQRKIWAVFQPHTFSRTKALLSEFAKAFRDADSVVICDIFASAREKDTGEVSATHLAKLAQKHHPCVKYIGSTQKVVEFLKKNTKPKDIVITLGAGDVYKTVGEEFLFS, from the coding sequence ATGTCTGATTTTAATCTAAAAAAAGCCAAACATATCCATTTTGTTGGCATTAAAGGTGTAGGTGTCTCTGGCTTAGCTCTAATTGCTAAACACAGAGGTTTTAAGGTTACTGGATCTGATGTAGAAGAGTCGTTTATATCTGACGAAGCTTTAAAAAAAGCAAAAATACCAGTTGAAAAATTCTCTGCCCAAAACATAAAAGGGGTTGATCTAATAATCCATTCAGTTGCTTACAATGAGACTAATCCTGAAATCGCGGCCGCAAAAAAGAAAAAAATCCCTCTTTTTACTTATCCGCAGGCTCTGGGATTGTTTATGCAAAACTATACCGGGATTGGTGTTACTGGAGCTCATGGCAAGACCACTACTTCTGCTTTAATTTCTTATATTTTAGTGCGCGCGAGAATGGATCCAAACTTTATTGTCGGTGCCCCAATTCCCCAACTGGGCTCAAACAGCCGTTATGGAAAAAGCAAACTCTTTGTAGTTGAAGCTGACGACTACCGTTATGCCTTTCTAAACTATGCCCGCTCACTTAAATATACAGTAATCACAAATATAGATTGGGACCACCCTGATTGTTATCCTTCGCTAAAAAGAATGATTGAAGTTTATGCTGAATTTGTTACTTCTCTTCCTAAAAAATCTCTTCTTTTAGTTTATGGAGAAGATAAAAACATTAAACGCCTACTTAAACAAATTAAACGCAAAGATTTAAAAATTAGAACTTACGGGTTTAATAAAACTAATGATTATGTAATCTTAAAAGTCGCTGAAAAAGAAAACCAAACCAGATTTTCGATTTCCACCCAAAACTGCTCTTTGGGGAATTTTGAAATCAGCATTCCCGGTGAACACAATGTTTTGAACTCAACTGCCGCAATAATTATCTGTCAAGAGTTAGGTTTAAGTGCTGATAAAATTGCCAAGCCGCTAAAAGAGTTTAAAGGCGCTAAGAGAAGATTTGAAATAAAAGAAGAAAAAAATGGTGTCTTAGTTATTGACGACTATGCTCACCATCCTGCAGAAATTAAAGCTACCCTTAAGGCTGCCAGAAAGTTTTATCCCCAAAGAAAGATCTGGGCGGTGTTTCAGCCCCATACCTTTTCCCGCACCAAAGCCTTGCTTAGTGAGTTCGCCAAAGCCTTTAGAGATGCGGATTCCGTTGTTATTTGTGATATCTTTGCTTCTGCTCGGGAAAAAGATACGGGAGAAGTCAGCGCTACCCATCTGGCTAAACTGGCTCAAAAACACCATCCTTGTGTTAAATATATTGGCTCAACCCAAAAAGTAGTTGAATTTCTAAAAAAGAACACCAAGCCCAAAGACATTGTCATTACTTTAGGAGCAGGCGATGTTTATAAAACTGTAGGAGAAGAATTTTTGTTTTCATAG